From Capra hircus breed San Clemente chromosome 1, ASM170441v1, whole genome shotgun sequence, the proteins below share one genomic window:
- the MUC4 gene encoding LOW QUALITY PROTEIN: mucin-4 (The sequence of the model RefSeq protein was modified relative to this genomic sequence to represent the inferred CDS: inserted 2 bases in 2 codons; substituted 1 base at 1 genomic stop codon): MRQNNLFSLIRCESHACNKIKNVDSTNLNRQNVLPIKCKQYISNDISNFSKPPDSEHEDHERNTNHHCHSCENINSLIIDTCTQICRRHVPEDISFKGNNHFIPTLCEAYTYSNIKNMEDKVLSRHHCRKPEEHITNSTETYPSSVNYSWTRETIKLTPFHHFYQENISVFSEPPDSKHENHQWNPNHHHHSCENINSLIIDTCTQIYRRHFPEDIPFRYNNHFIPTLCEAYTYSNIKNMEDKVLSRHHCRKPEKHITNSTETYPSSLHSVNDKRTRETINLTLFHFYQESINVFSEPPDSEYENHQWSPNHHCHSCENINSLIIDMCTQIYRRHFPEDIFFRYNNHFIPTLCVLLFPYGPSAGDQEFVRRSVDFTSPLFKPQIGFLLGSLLWNSLYFTDNGQIVFPKSDYQIFSYLNPPLRGFSSWDSVAMVAPFWDDADFSSSRGTIFYQVGLSKLSTQGSPAASKERQRPVWRVVQVFLLSEPSCQWEYETLYDDYNTLVQKVESSINMLTKTRNYKARWTLKITXVHVPAYPAQVTIGTNTYQAILSMDGSRSYALFLYQSGGMQWNVSGRPGNPVLMGFSSGDGYFKNSQLTSHPVWEKYRPDQFLDSNSGLRGLQIYKLHREKKPDYRLRCLQWLKRQLQWPSWGWNQISCPCSWIQGVLDLRFQFSRGSRQLCSFSSWHGGVCCCYGPWGELLQGWRVQSPWQLDQELELQNWCCHFNSKPSFCALYQLRQPPTPPPPWMVGDPHITTLDGVNYTFNGLGDFLLVWTQDRNSFLLQGRTAQTHSANATNFIGFAAEYRSSSLHPITVQWLLKPNNTIHVQLNNQSIAFETNGEDTKDQEIFSSSGVIMTHYGSTVSASFDGAGAVAVSVLAISHILHTSCSLSKGYQSHTEGLRGFWNGNPDDDFRMPNGSTIPKRSSEEMIFHYGMTWKINGTSLFGKRDDHLPSXFTPIFLSQLLQNTSLNKNLTSSCHGDDQCVFDVLATRSEKLGKDTRAVFRIYQQMNTTRNWYPPSIKGPDVIKAYMGQTTVVNYTSNAKDITFTLRENCTEFKLFENGTLLWTPKLLEPFTLEILASSDQGSLSSALKPRTVVCECKAESQCLYNQTSWVSNSSLEGCEACPPNLTGDGPHCASLEKPFLCQXKSCPEEYCYNNGLCSVSHTLGCQPVCTCPSAFTDARCFPAGNNFTPTVHQGLPLRNIQLSLTEDENASQADVNASVAYRLKNLELWTFLWNRQVDETKPSIAPASGSRLHHWNIISEFQYRPEGPVIDFLNNRLLAAAVKVFLAPAPQMRGKRSGGPRNNVAFHSISRKNVHSVMALNVSMLATCLQCNGYKDYRLVYSPQGGFTCVSPCSQGYCKHGGQCQHLPDGPRSSCVPSIYTPWGKCCEQLSVKLGAFFGILFGTLGAILLLRVAVFVILRFRGSWARFSYPLDSES; this comes from the exons GCAAAATAATCTCTTCAGTCTCATCCGGTGTGAGTCACATGCTTGTAACAAAATCAAAAATGTTGACAGCACCAACCTCAACAGACAGAACGTTCTCCCCATCAAATGTAAGCAATACATCTCCAATGACATCAGCAACTTCTCAAAACCACCAGACTCTGAGCATGAAGATCACGAGAGGAACACAAACCACCACTGTCACAGCTGTGAGAACATCAACTCTCTCATCATCGACACGTGCACACAAATCTGCAGAAGGCACGTCCCAGAGGACATCTCCTTCAAGGGCAACAACCACTTCATTCCCACCCTATGTGAGGCATACACCTACAGTAACATCAAAAATATGGAGGACAAAGTCCTCAGCAGACACCACTGTAGGAAACCCGAGGAACACATCACCAACTCTACCGAGACATATCCATCCAGTGTCAATTACAGCTGGACCAGAGAAACAATCAAGCTTACCCCCTTCCACCACTTCTACCAGGAAAACATCAGTGTCTTCTCAGAACCACCAGACTCCAAGCATGAAAACCACCAGTGGAACccaaaccaccaccatcatagCTGTGAAAACATCAACTCTCTCATCATCGACACATGCACGCAAATCTACAGAAGGCACTTCCCAGAGGACATCCCCTTCAGGTACAACAACCACTTCATTCCCACCCTATGTGAGGCATACACCTACAGTAACATCAAAAATATGGAGGACAAAGTCCTCAGCAGACACCACTGTAGGAAACCCGAGAAACACATCACCAACTCTACCGAGACATATCCTTCCAGTCTCCACAGTGTCAATGACAAACGGACCAGAGAAACAATCAACCTTACCCTCTTCCACTTCTACCAGGAAAGCATCAATGTCTTCTCAGAACCACCAGACTCTGAGTATGAAAACCACCAGTGGAGCCCAAACCACCACTGTCACAGCTGTGAGAACATCAACTCTCTCATCATCGACATGTGCACACAAATCTACAGAAGACACTTCCCAGAGGACATCTTCTTCAGGTACAACAACCACTTCATTCCCACCCTAT GTGTTCTCCTCTTCCCCTACGGGCCAAGTGCTGGAGACCAGGAGTTTGTCAGGAGGAGCGTGGACTTCACCTCACCACTTTTCAAGCCCCAGATCGGTTTCCTGCTTGGCTCCTTGCTCTGGAATTCCCTCTAC TTCACAGATAATGGCCAAATAGTTTTCCCAAAGTCAGACTACCAGATTTTCTCCTACCTCAACCCTCCCCTTAGAGGCTTTTCGTCCTGGGACTCTGTGGCCATGGTGGCTCCATTCTGGGACGATGCTGATTTCTCCAGCAGCCGGGGAACCATATTTTACCAGGTGGGCCTTTCAAAGCTCAGCACACAGGGTTCTCCAGCAGCcagcaaggagagacaaaggCCTGTGTGGAGGGTCGTGCAAGTGTTCCTGCTGTCGGAACCCTCCTGTCAGTGG GAATATGAGACTCTCTATGATGACTACAACACACTAGTGCAGAAGGTGGAGTCTTCAATTAATATGTTAacaaagaccagaaactacaaagcCAGGTGGACACTAAAGATCACATGAGTTCATGTCCCCGCCTATCCTGCCCAGGTGACCATCGGG ACCAACACCTACCAAGCCATCCTTTCCATGGATGGGAGCAGGTCCTACGCCCTGTTTCTCTACCAAAGTGGTGGTATGCAGTGGAATGTGAGCGGGCGACCAGGCAACCCCGTCCTGATGGGCTTTTCCAG TGGAGATGGGTATTTCAAAAACAGCCAGTTGACATCCCATCCAGTATGGGAGAAGTATCGTCCAGACCAATTCCTGGATTCCAACTCAG GCCTCCGGGGGCTACAGATCTACAAGCTGCACAGAGAAAAAAAGCCCGATTACCGTCTCCGGTGTCTGCAGTGGTTGAAGAGACAGCTTCAGTGGCCCAGCTGGGGCTGGAACCAGATCTCCTGCCCTTGCTCCTGGATCCAGGGAGTATTGGATTTAAGATTCCAGTTCAGCAGAG GCAGCAGGCAGCTGTGCAGCTTCTCCTCCTGGCACGGGGGCGTGTGCTGCTGCTACGGACCCTGGGGAGAGCTGCTCCAAGGCTGGAGAGTGCAGAGTCCTTGGCAACTTG ACCAAGAACTGGAGCTGCAAAACTGGTGTTGCCATTTCAACAGCAAGCCCTCCTTCTGTGCCCTGTACCAGCTAAGgcagcctcccaccccaccccccc CCTGGATGGTCGGGGACCCTCACATCACCACCTTGGATGGTGTCAATTACACCTTCAATGGGCTGGGAGACTTCCTGCTGGTCTGGACCCAGGACAGAAACTCCTTCCTGCTGCAGGGCCGCACTGCCCAGACCCACTCAGCCAATGCCACCAACTTCATTGGCTTTGCTGCTGAATACCGCTCCAGCAGCCTGCACCCTATCACG GTTCAATGGCTCCTTAAGCCCAATAACACAATCCATGTTCAGCTCAATAACCAGTCCATAGCATTTGAGACTAATGGTGAAGATACAAAAG ACCAGGAGATCTTCAGCAGCTCTGGGGTCATAATGACCCACTACGGCTCCACGGTATCAGCCAGTTTCGATGGTGCCGGTGCCGTTGCCGTCTCCGTGCTCGCTATCTCCCACATCCTCCACACCTCCTGCAGCCTTTCGAAGGGGTATCAGAGCCACACTGAGGGCCTCAGGG GCTTCTGGAATGGCAACCCAGATGACGACTTCAGGATGCCCAATGGCTCCACCATACCGAAAAGGAGCTCCGAGGAGATGATTTTTCACTATGGAATGACCT GGAAAATCAACGGAACAAGCCTTTTTGGCAAGAGGGACGACCATTTGCCTT GCTTCACCCCCATCTTCCTTTCACAACTGCTGCAAAACACGTCCTTGAATAAAAATTTGACCTCTTCTTGTCATGGAGATGATCAATGCGTCTTCGATGTCCTGGCCACAAGAAGCGAAAAGCTTGGAAAGGACACTAGGGCGGTATTTAGAATCTACCAGCAGATGAACACTACTCGGA ATTGGTACCCACCCTCTATCAAGGGTCCTGATGTGATAAAAGCCTACATGGGACAGACCACAGTGGTTAATTACACCAGCAACGCTAAGGACATCACATTCACCCTCAGAGAAAACTGCACGGAATTCAAGCTCTTTG AGAATGGGACATTGCTATGGACACCAAAGCTGCTGGAACCATTTACTCTAGAGATTCTAGCAAGCAGTGACCAGGGAAGCTTGTCATCTGCACTGAAGCCAAGGACAGTGGTCTGTGAGTGCAAGGCAGAGAGCCAGTGTTTGTACAACCAGACCAGCTGGGTGAGCAACTCCTCCCTGGAG GGCTGCGAGGCCTGCCCCCCGAACCTGACTGGGGATGGACCTCACTGTGCAT CTCTGGAGAAACCCTTCCTCTGTC ACAAGTCCTGCCCTGAGGAATACTGCTACAACAACGGCCTCTGCTCCGTCTCCCACACTCTGGGCTGCCAGCCCGTCTGCACCTGCCCCTCAGCCTTCACCGACGCCCGCTGCTTCCCGGCTGGGAACAATTTCACTCCAACCGTCCATCAAG ggcttCCTTTAAGGAACATCCAGCTCTCTCTCACTGAAGACGAAAATGCCTCCCAAGCAGATGTCAACGCCTCG GTGGCCTATAGACTGAAGAACCTGGAATTGTGGACCTTTCTCTGGAACAGACAAGTGGATGAAAC TAAACCTTCAATAGCACCAGCCTCAGGAAGCCGCCTTCACCACTGGAACATCATCTCTGAGTTCCAGTACCGCCCTGAGGGCCCTGTCATTGACTTCCTGAACAACCGGCTGCTGGCTGCAGCGGTGAAGGTGTTCTTAGCCCCGGCTCCCCAGATGAGGGGGAAGAGAAGTGGGGGGCCCAGGAACAATGTGGCCTTCCATTCCATCTCCAGGAAGAATGTGCACAGTGTGATGGCTC TGAATGTGAGCATGCTGGCAACTTGCTTGCAATGCAATGGCTACAAGGACTACCGCCTGGTCTACAGCCCCCAGGGTGGCTTCACCTGCGTGTCCCCCTGCAGTCAGGGCTACTGTAAGCACGGAGGCCAGTGCCAGCACCTGCCAGATGGGCCCCGCAGCAG CTGTGTGCCCTCCATCTACACGCCCTGGGGCAAGTGCTGTGAGCAACTGAGCGTGAAACTCGGAGCCTTCTTCGGGATCCTCTTCGGGACCCTGGGCGCCATCTTGCTGCTGAGGGTCGCGGTGTTTGTGATCCTGCGTTTCCGGGGCTCCTGGGCCCGTTTCTCCTACCCGCTGGACTCCGAGAGCTGA